From the Amycolatopsis thermoflava N1165 genome, one window contains:
- a CDS encoding DUF6401 family natural product biosynthesis protein has product MQWADSLADRSARRWLRGIAGRLDSGWQALAGDPSVWRAFDRHLTAVDDAVRCEQDMVPRQEPVSRLVLLAGHAHDVWTEAAELDWQPPADPGGWTDREWTGLRLLACLRLAADEPRGPKLPAAAEFARSRPAGTGEQVNNRREYFR; this is encoded by the coding sequence GTGCAGTGGGCCGACTCCCTGGCAGATCGATCCGCGCGGCGGTGGCTGCGCGGGATCGCCGGGCGGCTCGACTCCGGCTGGCAGGCGCTGGCCGGAGACCCCTCGGTGTGGCGGGCGTTCGACAGGCACCTGACCGCGGTCGACGACGCGGTGCGGTGCGAGCAGGACATGGTCCCGCGCCAGGAGCCGGTGAGCAGGCTCGTCCTGCTGGCCGGTCACGCGCACGACGTGTGGACCGAGGCGGCGGAGCTGGACTGGCAGCCGCCCGCGGATCCCGGCGGCTGGACCGACCGGGAGTGGACGGGGCTGCGCCTGCTTGCCTGCCTCCGTCTCGCGGCTGACGAGCCGCGCGGCCCGAAGCTGCCCGCCGCCGCGGAATTCGCCCGGAGCCGCCCGGCCGGAACCGGTGAACAAGTGAACAATCGGCGCGAATACTTCCGCTGA
- a CDS encoding AfsR/SARP family transcriptional regulator, producing MPLVFFRILGPLEAEARGRRVPLGGPKPRLLLAALLLQPGVVVSADALTDVLWPGRAPRSAAANLRTYVHGLRRVLGDRIESGPGGYQLHAGPDELDATLAERLVARARAEEAPALLDQAAALWRGEVLEDLPHHHTWSPAVARLSELRLSVQEERLRRHVSAGRHAEAIVELRGLLAEHPLREELWRLLVVALGASGRQGEALAAYAEAERVLRAELDAEPGVRLRQAVAELDTPAPVCQLPLDLPDFTGRETGLAELTGLLDGEHPAVVVLSGPPGAGKSALAVHAAHAVRDRYPDGQLYVDLRGTSDSPRRPLDVLAELLHALGVPDAGIPRGLGERAALLRSRLAGRRVCVVLDDAGSAAQVRPLLPGAGAAAVLVTSRGRLPDLTVARHVDVGVLTAAEATRLLARIAGAGRVAAEPEAAAGIVEACGRLPLAIRIAGARLSQRREWTLRTLAVRLADERRRLDELRVGDLAVRASLALSHDQLPGSCARAFRALGGLGPLPFPGWVVGALLGREHADDVLDALVDAHLVELVGDQPRYRLHDLVRCYARELGEPDPDGVRRVVEGYLSLATEAAERMPVRFFGAAPEPRSADLWCPDRFDDPVAWFAGERPVPLVELAVDHGLDGLAWRLAAAFTPYFDLRGHHEDWRRTHELALGAAERAGDPRGQALVLRNLGQLEVYQDDYTAAREAFERSLALFRSIGDDQGAAVALAGLSTIRRVAGEHEMALSHCHDALELFVRSGDRHGEAVVRIAIGSVWLARGCHATAERWFTDAREACVEIGDRHREAHARHRMALLHQQRGQLGRAREELDRAIAIFGELGDDHCVGYAHQSLGELCLRSGDLAHAKLLLVNSLSVHRRDGDRRSEAEAGQLLGELHERLGQVREAHGLFRRSLEIWSELGAEEAAAALRERLSHHPLTMIAGGSILVPSERAGREP from the coding sequence ATGCCGTTGGTGTTCTTCCGCATCCTGGGACCGCTCGAAGCGGAGGCCAGGGGCCGACGCGTGCCACTCGGCGGCCCGAAACCGCGCCTGCTGCTGGCCGCCCTGCTGCTCCAGCCCGGAGTCGTGGTGTCCGCCGACGCGCTGACCGACGTGCTGTGGCCGGGGCGCGCGCCGCGGTCGGCCGCCGCGAACCTGCGCACCTACGTGCACGGCCTGCGCCGCGTGCTCGGCGACCGCATCGAAAGCGGCCCAGGCGGGTACCAGCTGCACGCCGGACCGGACGAGCTGGACGCGACGCTCGCCGAACGACTCGTGGCACGGGCCCGCGCCGAAGAGGCACCGGCGCTGCTCGACCAGGCGGCCGCGCTGTGGCGCGGCGAGGTGCTGGAAGACCTGCCGCACCACCACACCTGGTCGCCGGCCGTCGCGCGGCTGAGCGAGCTGCGGTTGTCGGTGCAGGAGGAACGGTTGCGGCGCCACGTGTCGGCCGGGCGGCACGCCGAGGCGATCGTCGAACTGCGTGGCCTGCTGGCCGAACACCCGTTGCGGGAGGAGCTGTGGCGGCTGCTCGTCGTCGCGCTGGGCGCGAGCGGGCGGCAGGGCGAGGCGCTGGCCGCGTACGCCGAGGCCGAGCGCGTGTTGCGTGCGGAGCTGGACGCCGAGCCGGGCGTCCGCCTGCGGCAGGCGGTGGCCGAGCTGGACACGCCGGCGCCGGTGTGTCAGCTGCCCTTGGATCTACCCGACTTCACCGGCCGCGAGACCGGACTCGCGGAGCTGACCGGGTTGCTGGACGGCGAACACCCCGCCGTCGTGGTGCTGTCCGGTCCGCCCGGCGCGGGGAAGTCGGCGCTGGCCGTGCACGCCGCCCACGCCGTGCGCGACCGCTACCCCGACGGCCAGCTGTACGTGGACCTGCGCGGCACTTCGGACTCGCCGCGGCGGCCGCTGGACGTGCTGGCCGAACTGCTGCATGCGCTCGGCGTGCCGGACGCCGGGATCCCCCGTGGGCTCGGCGAACGGGCCGCGTTGCTGCGGTCGCGCCTGGCCGGGCGGCGGGTGTGCGTGGTCCTCGACGACGCGGGCAGCGCCGCGCAGGTGCGACCGTTGCTGCCCGGCGCGGGCGCGGCCGCGGTGCTGGTGACCAGCCGGGGCAGGCTGCCCGACCTCACCGTCGCCCGGCACGTCGACGTCGGCGTGCTGACCGCCGCGGAGGCCACGCGGCTGCTGGCCCGGATCGCCGGGGCGGGCCGGGTGGCGGCCGAACCCGAGGCGGCGGCCGGGATCGTCGAGGCGTGCGGACGGTTGCCGCTGGCGATCCGCATCGCCGGCGCACGGCTTTCGCAACGTCGCGAGTGGACACTCCGCACGCTAGCCGTCCGGTTGGCCGACGAGCGCCGTCGCCTGGACGAGCTGCGCGTCGGCGACCTCGCGGTGCGCGCGAGCCTCGCGTTGAGCCACGACCAGCTGCCCGGCAGCTGTGCGCGGGCGTTCCGCGCGCTGGGCGGGCTCGGGCCGCTGCCGTTCCCCGGCTGGGTGGTCGGGGCGCTGCTCGGGCGGGAGCACGCGGACGACGTGCTGGACGCGCTGGTCGACGCGCACCTGGTGGAGCTGGTCGGCGACCAGCCGCGGTACCGGCTGCACGACCTGGTGCGCTGCTACGCACGGGAACTCGGGGAGCCGGATCCGGACGGGGTCCGCCGCGTGGTCGAGGGGTACCTCTCGCTCGCCACCGAGGCGGCGGAGCGGATGCCGGTCCGCTTCTTCGGCGCCGCGCCGGAGCCGAGGTCGGCGGACCTGTGGTGCCCGGACCGGTTCGACGATCCGGTGGCGTGGTTCGCGGGCGAGCGACCGGTGCCGCTCGTCGAGCTGGCGGTGGACCACGGTCTCGACGGGCTGGCGTGGCGGCTTGCGGCGGCATTCACCCCGTACTTCGACCTGCGCGGGCACCACGAGGACTGGCGGCGCACGCACGAACTGGCGCTGGGCGCGGCCGAGCGGGCAGGCGATCCACGCGGGCAGGCGCTGGTGCTGCGCAACCTCGGGCAGCTCGAGGTCTACCAGGACGACTACACCGCCGCGCGCGAGGCGTTCGAGCGGTCGCTGGCGTTGTTCCGGAGCATCGGCGACGACCAGGGCGCGGCCGTCGCGCTGGCCGGGTTGAGCACGATCCGGCGTGTCGCGGGCGAGCACGAGATGGCACTTTCGCACTGCCACGACGCGCTGGAGCTGTTCGTCCGCAGCGGCGACCGGCATGGCGAAGCGGTGGTGCGGATCGCGATCGGGTCGGTGTGGCTGGCGCGCGGCTGCCACGCGACGGCCGAACGCTGGTTCACCGACGCGCGCGAGGCGTGCGTCGAGATCGGTGACCGGCACCGCGAGGCGCACGCCCGGCACCGGATGGCGTTGCTGCACCAGCAACGCGGCCAACTCGGACGGGCCCGCGAGGAGCTGGACCGGGCGATCGCGATCTTCGGCGAGCTCGGCGACGACCACTGCGTCGGGTACGCGCACCAGAGCCTCGGCGAGCTGTGCCTGCGCAGCGGCGACCTCGCGCACGCGAAGCTCCTCCTGGTGAACTCGCTGTCGGTGCACCGGCGCGACGGCGACCGGCGGTCCGAGGCCGAGGCTGGGCAGCTCCTCGGCGAGTTGCACGAACGTCTCGGGCAGGTCCGCGAGGCGCACGGCCTGTTCCGGCGCTCACTGGAGATCTGGTCGGAGCTCGGCGCCGAAGAAGCGGCGGCCGCGCTGCGGGAACGGTTGAGTCACCACCCGTTGACCATGATCGCCGGCGGGTCCATCCTGGTTCCCTCCGAGAGAGCCGGGAGAGAGCCATGA
- a CDS encoding non-oxidative hydroxyarylic acid decarboxylases subunit B, with protein sequence MRLIVGMTGATGAPFGVRLLEALRDLPDVETHLVLSRWARTTIELETPYTAREVGKLADVVHGAGDQAAPISSGSFRTDGMVVVPCSMKTVAGIRAGYADGLVGRAADVVLKERRKLVLVPRETPLSEIHLENLLALARMGVRVVPPMPAFYNHPDSVDDIVDHVVARVLDQFDLPAPRARRWSGLHR encoded by the coding sequence ATGCGGCTGATCGTCGGCATGACCGGGGCGACAGGCGCACCCTTCGGCGTCCGCCTGCTCGAAGCGCTGCGCGACCTGCCCGATGTCGAGACCCACCTGGTGCTCTCCCGCTGGGCCCGCACCACCATCGAGCTGGAAACCCCTTACACCGCACGGGAAGTCGGCAAGCTCGCCGACGTCGTGCACGGCGCGGGGGATCAGGCCGCGCCGATCTCGTCCGGCTCGTTCCGCACCGACGGCATGGTCGTCGTCCCGTGCAGCATGAAGACGGTCGCCGGGATCCGCGCCGGGTACGCCGACGGGCTGGTCGGCCGCGCGGCCGACGTCGTGCTCAAGGAACGGCGCAAGCTCGTCCTGGTGCCGCGCGAGACGCCGCTGAGCGAGATCCACCTGGAGAACCTGCTCGCGCTGGCGCGGATGGGCGTGCGCGTCGTGCCGCCGATGCCCGCCTTCTACAACCACCCGGACTCCGTGGACGACATCGTCGACCACGTCGTCGCCCGCGTGCTGGACCAGTTCGACCTGCCCGCGCCCCGCGCCCGCCGCTGGTCCGGCCTGCACCGATAG
- a CDS encoding Tex family protein: protein MISIVTVAVQSIEQKIAEELGVREGQVKAAVDLLDGGATVPFIARYRKEVTGALDDAQLRTLEDRLRYLRELDERRAAILESIDSQGKLTEELAEAIRAADTKARLEDIYLPYKPKRRTKAQIAREAGLEPLADGLLTDPNTDPQAAAAVFVDREKGVADAQAALDGARAILVERFGEDADLIGELREKMWSEGYFSSKVRQGKETEGAKFADYFDFAEPFTKMPSHRVLAMLRGEKEEVLDLTVEPEEPSDEPKVGPSDYERRIAQRFGITNEGRPADKWLQDTVRWAWRTKILLHLGIDLRMRLRQKAEEDAVNVFAANLRDLLLAAPAGTRATMGLDPGFRTGVKVAVVDGTGKVVNTHTIYPHQPQNRWDQSIDELAKLCAAHSVDLIAIGNGTASRETDKLAVELIKRHPELKLTKAVVSEAGASVYSASAFASQELPELDVSLRGAVSIARRLQDPLAELVKIDPKSIGVGQYQHDVSEVALSRSLDAVVEDCVNAVGVDVNTASTPLLTRVSGITAGLAENIVNHRDTHGPFRSRSALKDVARLGPKAFEQCAGFLRIRGGDDPLDSSSVHPEAYPVVRRILSKTGIELRELIGNERVLRKLRPEDFVDETFGLPTVTDILAELEKPGRDPRPAFKTATFAEGVEKIGDLKPGMRLEGVVTNVAAFGAFVDIGVHQDGLVHVSAMSKNFVKDPREVVKPGDIVKVKVLEVDIPRKRISLTLRLDDEVGGGRAKPAGGGGGERRGGQPRKGGQPKRREPAGGGGSMADALRKAGYGR, encoded by the coding sequence GTGATCAGCATCGTGACAGTGGCCGTGCAGTCGATCGAGCAGAAGATCGCCGAGGAGCTCGGCGTCCGCGAAGGGCAGGTCAAGGCCGCCGTGGACCTGCTCGACGGCGGGGCGACCGTGCCGTTCATCGCGCGGTACCGCAAGGAGGTGACCGGCGCGCTGGACGACGCCCAGCTGCGCACGCTGGAGGACCGGCTGCGTTACCTGCGGGAGCTCGACGAGCGCCGGGCCGCGATCCTCGAGTCGATCGACAGCCAGGGCAAGCTCACCGAGGAGCTGGCGGAGGCGATCCGCGCCGCGGACACCAAGGCCCGACTGGAGGACATCTACCTCCCCTACAAGCCGAAGCGGCGCACGAAGGCGCAGATCGCCCGCGAGGCCGGCTTGGAGCCGCTGGCCGACGGCCTGTTGACCGACCCGAACACCGACCCGCAGGCCGCCGCGGCCGTGTTCGTCGACCGCGAGAAGGGCGTCGCGGACGCGCAGGCCGCCCTCGACGGGGCCCGCGCGATCCTGGTCGAGCGCTTCGGCGAGGACGCCGACCTGATCGGCGAGCTGCGCGAGAAGATGTGGTCGGAGGGCTACTTCTCGTCGAAGGTCCGCCAGGGCAAGGAGACCGAGGGCGCGAAGTTCGCCGACTACTTCGACTTCGCCGAGCCGTTCACGAAGATGCCCTCGCACCGGGTGCTGGCGATGCTGCGCGGCGAGAAGGAGGAGGTCCTCGACCTCACCGTCGAGCCGGAGGAACCCAGCGACGAGCCGAAGGTGGGCCCGTCGGACTACGAACGCCGCATCGCGCAGCGCTTCGGCATCACGAACGAGGGCCGCCCGGCCGACAAGTGGCTGCAGGACACCGTGCGGTGGGCCTGGCGCACCAAGATTCTCCTGCACCTCGGCATCGACCTGCGGATGCGGCTGCGGCAGAAGGCCGAGGAGGACGCGGTGAACGTGTTCGCCGCGAACCTGCGCGACCTGCTGCTGGCCGCGCCTGCCGGCACCCGCGCCACGATGGGCCTGGACCCGGGCTTCCGCACCGGCGTGAAGGTGGCGGTCGTCGACGGGACCGGCAAGGTCGTCAACACCCACACGATCTACCCGCACCAGCCGCAGAACCGCTGGGACCAGTCGATCGACGAGCTGGCCAAGCTCTGCGCCGCCCACTCGGTGGACCTGATCGCGATCGGCAACGGCACCGCGTCCCGGGAGACCGACAAGCTCGCCGTCGAGCTGATCAAGCGGCACCCCGAGCTGAAGCTGACCAAGGCGGTCGTCTCCGAGGCGGGTGCGTCGGTGTACTCGGCGTCCGCGTTCGCCTCGCAGGAGCTGCCCGAGCTGGACGTCTCGCTGCGCGGCGCGGTCTCGATCGCGCGGCGCCTGCAGGACCCGCTGGCCGAGCTGGTGAAAATCGACCCCAAGTCGATCGGCGTCGGGCAGTACCAGCACGACGTGTCCGAGGTGGCGCTGTCCCGTTCGCTGGACGCGGTGGTCGAGGACTGTGTGAACGCGGTCGGCGTGGACGTCAACACCGCGTCGACTCCGCTGCTGACCAGGGTCTCCGGCATTACCGCGGGCTTGGCCGAGAACATCGTCAACCACCGCGACACGCACGGCCCGTTCCGGTCGCGCTCGGCGCTGAAGGACGTCGCGCGGCTGGGCCCGAAGGCCTTCGAGCAGTGCGCCGGCTTCCTGCGGATCCGCGGCGGCGACGACCCGCTGGACTCCTCCAGCGTGCACCCCGAGGCCTACCCGGTCGTGCGGCGCATCCTGTCGAAGACCGGCATCGAACTGCGGGAGCTGATCGGCAACGAGCGGGTGCTGCGCAAGCTGCGCCCGGAGGACTTCGTCGACGAGACCTTCGGCCTGCCGACCGTCACCGACATCCTCGCCGAGCTGGAGAAACCCGGCCGCGACCCGCGCCCGGCGTTCAAGACCGCGACGTTCGCCGAGGGCGTGGAGAAGATCGGCGACCTCAAGCCGGGCATGCGGCTGGAGGGCGTCGTGACGAACGTGGCCGCGTTCGGCGCGTTCGTCGACATCGGGGTGCACCAGGACGGCCTGGTGCACGTGTCGGCGATGTCGAAGAACTTCGTCAAGGACCCGCGTGAGGTAGTCAAACCGGGTGACATCGTCAAGGTGAAGGTGCTCGAGGTGGACATCCCGCGCAAGCGGATCTCGCTGACCCTCCGCCTGGACGACGAGGTCGGCGGCGGCCGTGCCAAACCCGCTGGTGGCGGCGGTGGCGAGCGCCGTGGCGGGCAGCCGCGCAAGGGCGGTCAGCCGAAGCGGCGCGAGCCCGCCGGCGGCGGCGGTTCGATGGCCGACGCTCTCCGGAAGGCCGGATACGGTCGCTAA
- a CDS encoding non-oxidative hydroxyarylic acid decarboxylases subunit D, whose amino-acid sequence MCPRCEFEVVEKLADSPVAGVWEVLQCRRCLYTWRTTEPPRRTSREHYPEEFRMTQADIDNAPEVPAVPPLRVR is encoded by the coding sequence ATGTGCCCACGTTGTGAGTTCGAGGTCGTGGAGAAGCTGGCGGACTCGCCGGTCGCCGGGGTGTGGGAGGTGCTGCAGTGCCGGCGGTGCCTCTACACCTGGCGGACGACGGAGCCGCCGCGGCGCACGAGCCGGGAGCACTACCCGGAGGAGTTCCGGATGACCCAGGCGGACATCGACAACGCGCCCGAGGTGCCCGCCGTGCCGCCGCTGCGGGTGCGCTGA
- a CDS encoding cytochrome P450: MSDVDVFDPRVFARGVPHDELRRLRDTEPVAWQEEHEVLDWPSGPGYWAVTRYADVKHVLRTPEVFSSWLGATQIRDPEPDDLTFIRRMILNMDPPEHNRLRRIVAAVFTRRRLERSAEQIAERARALIGAVVPRGRCDLPVEVTDDFPLLNLADLIGVPPRDRGLLLKWTNRVIGYQDPEHAEVVRGPDGKPLNPRSPALLADMFDYAQELAEAKRRDPADDLMTALVQATVDGRSLDDAELRMFFFLMVIAGNDTVRSALPGGVLALVQNPGEYRRLRADPSLLPSAVEEMLRWHPPVLTFRRTAAVDTELGGQRIAAGDKVVVYFASAHYDERQFPDPHRFDVSRTPNDHLAFGQGPHLCLGAHFGRLQMRVFFREFLTMLPEVRLDGEVRRLTSNFINGVTHLPLAW; encoded by the coding sequence ATGTCCGATGTGGACGTTTTCGACCCGAGGGTGTTCGCCCGCGGCGTGCCGCACGACGAGCTGCGCCGCCTGCGCGACACCGAACCGGTCGCGTGGCAAGAGGAACACGAGGTGCTGGACTGGCCGTCCGGTCCCGGCTACTGGGCGGTGACGCGGTACGCCGACGTGAAGCACGTGCTGCGCACGCCGGAGGTGTTCTCGTCCTGGCTCGGGGCGACGCAGATCCGCGACCCCGAGCCGGACGACCTCACGTTCATCCGGCGCATGATCCTCAACATGGACCCGCCGGAGCACAACCGGTTGCGCCGCATCGTGGCCGCGGTGTTCACGCGGCGGCGGCTGGAACGCTCGGCGGAGCAGATCGCCGAGCGGGCCCGCGCCCTCATCGGGGCGGTGGTGCCGCGCGGCCGGTGCGATCTGCCGGTCGAGGTGACCGACGACTTCCCACTGCTGAACCTGGCGGACCTGATCGGGGTGCCGCCACGGGACCGCGGGTTGCTGCTGAAGTGGACCAACCGCGTCATCGGCTACCAGGACCCGGAGCACGCCGAGGTCGTGCGCGGCCCGGACGGCAAACCGCTCAACCCGCGCTCGCCCGCGCTGCTGGCCGACATGTTCGACTACGCGCAGGAACTGGCCGAGGCGAAGCGGCGGGACCCGGCGGACGACCTGATGACGGCACTCGTCCAGGCCACTGTGGACGGAAGGTCGCTGGACGACGCCGAGTTGCGGATGTTCTTCTTCCTCATGGTGATCGCCGGGAACGACACGGTGCGCAGCGCGTTGCCCGGCGGGGTGCTGGCGCTGGTGCAGAACCCGGGCGAGTACCGGCGGTTGCGGGCCGATCCGTCGCTGCTGCCCTCGGCGGTGGAGGAGATGCTGCGGTGGCACCCGCCGGTGCTGACGTTCCGCCGCACGGCGGCTGTCGACACCGAGCTGGGCGGGCAGCGGATCGCCGCCGGGGACAAGGTCGTCGTGTACTTCGCGTCGGCGCACTACGACGAGCGGCAGTTCCCGGACCCGCACCGGTTCGACGTGTCGCGGACGCCGAACGACCACCTGGCGTTCGGACAGGGGCCGCACCTCTGCCTGGGCGCGCACTTCGGGCGGTTGCAGATGCGGGTGTTCTTCCGGGAGTTCCTGACGATGCTGCCGGAGGTGCGCCTGGACGGCGAGGTGCGGCGGTTGACGTCGAACTTCATCAACGGGGTGACGCATTTGCCGTTGGCTTGGTGA
- a CDS encoding alpha/beta fold hydrolase, with translation MERVGTGEHVVLVLHGWFGSSKAWEELTPHLDADRFSYYFPDFRGYGTRKDEAGTYTIAEAAGDVLLLADELGIDRFSLVGHSMGGSVMQYILAEAPGRVRSLFGISPVPASGVPMDADTWGLFSSAAEDPSSRRAIIDFTTGGRHPDSWLDGMVLHSLENSDRAAFGAYLEAWAKTDFSERIAGNEVPIKVVVGEHDPALSEDVMLATFGQWYPKLELEVLPDAGHYAADEVPVTVANMIEVFLDEH, from the coding sequence ATGGAGCGGGTCGGCACCGGCGAGCACGTCGTTCTCGTGCTGCACGGGTGGTTCGGGTCGTCGAAGGCGTGGGAGGAGCTCACCCCGCACCTCGACGCCGACCGGTTCAGCTACTACTTCCCCGACTTCCGCGGCTACGGTACGCGCAAGGACGAGGCGGGCACGTACACCATCGCGGAGGCGGCCGGGGACGTGCTGCTGCTCGCCGACGAACTGGGCATCGACCGGTTCTCCCTCGTCGGGCACTCGATGGGCGGCAGCGTCATGCAGTACATCCTCGCCGAGGCGCCCGGCCGCGTCCGGTCGCTGTTCGGGATCTCCCCGGTGCCCGCGAGCGGGGTGCCGATGGACGCGGACACCTGGGGCCTGTTCAGCAGCGCCGCCGAGGACCCGTCGAGCCGCCGCGCGATCATCGACTTCACCACCGGCGGCCGCCACCCAGACTCGTGGCTCGACGGCATGGTCCTGCACTCGCTGGAGAACTCCGACAGGGCCGCGTTCGGCGCCTACCTGGAGGCCTGGGCGAAGACCGACTTCTCGGAGCGGATCGCGGGCAACGAGGTGCCGATCAAGGTCGTCGTCGGCGAGCACGACCCGGCTCTCAGCGAAGACGTCATGCTCGCGACGTTCGGGCAGTGGTACCCGAAGCTGGAGCTGGAGGTGCTGCCCGACGCCGGGCACTACGCGGCAGACGAGGTGCCGGTGACCGTGGCCAACATGATCGAGGTCTTCCTGGACGAGCACTGA
- a CDS encoding non-oxidative hydroxyarylic acid decarboxylases subunit C has product MPYDDFRSFLDTLDEHGQLLRITEEVAPEPDLGAAANAAPRLGDKAPALYFDNVTGFTDARIALNVHGSWANHALAMGLPPQTGIKDQVAEFIRRWEDFPVPPERRANPPWAENVLEGDDVDLFRVLPLFRLNDGDGGFYLDKAAVVSRDPADPDHFGKQNVGVYRMQVKGRAKLGLQPVPMHDIALHLAKAEENGEDLPVAIALGNEPVISIVAATPMAYDQSEYEMAGALRGAPAPIATAPLTGLDVPWGSEVILEGVIEGRKREIEGPFGEFTGHYSGGRNMTVVRVDRIHHRTNPVFESLYLGMPWTEIDFLMAANTCVPIYQQLKEAFPEVQAVNAMYTHGLLAIISTKKRYGGFAKAVGMRAMTTPHGLGYVKTVIMVDEDVDPFNLPQVMWALSTKVNPAGDLVNIPNLPVLELDPGSQPAGITNKMIIDATTPVAPDDRGHYSQPVRDLPEAAAWLTKLQGMLAR; this is encoded by the coding sequence GTGCCCTACGACGACTTCCGCTCGTTCCTGGACACATTGGACGAACACGGGCAGCTGCTGCGGATCACCGAGGAGGTCGCGCCCGAACCCGACCTCGGCGCCGCCGCCAACGCCGCCCCGCGCCTCGGCGACAAGGCGCCCGCGCTGTACTTCGACAACGTCACCGGCTTCACCGACGCCCGGATCGCGCTCAACGTGCACGGCTCGTGGGCCAACCACGCGCTCGCGATGGGACTGCCGCCGCAGACCGGGATCAAGGACCAGGTCGCCGAGTTCATCCGGCGCTGGGAGGACTTCCCGGTGCCGCCCGAGCGGCGCGCGAACCCGCCGTGGGCGGAGAACGTGCTCGAAGGTGACGACGTCGACCTGTTCCGGGTGCTGCCGCTGTTCCGGCTCAACGACGGCGACGGCGGGTTCTACCTGGACAAGGCCGCGGTCGTGTCCCGCGACCCGGCGGACCCGGACCACTTCGGCAAGCAGAACGTCGGGGTGTACCGGATGCAGGTCAAGGGCCGCGCCAAGCTGGGGCTGCAGCCGGTGCCGATGCACGACATCGCGCTGCACCTGGCCAAGGCCGAGGAGAACGGCGAGGACCTGCCGGTCGCGATCGCGCTGGGCAACGAGCCGGTGATCTCGATCGTCGCGGCCACGCCGATGGCCTACGACCAGAGCGAGTACGAGATGGCCGGCGCCCTGCGCGGCGCCCCGGCCCCGATCGCGACCGCGCCGCTGACCGGGCTCGACGTGCCGTGGGGCTCGGAGGTGATCCTGGAAGGCGTCATCGAGGGCCGCAAGCGCGAGATCGAGGGGCCGTTCGGCGAGTTCACCGGCCACTACTCGGGCGGCCGGAACATGACCGTGGTGCGCGTCGACCGCATCCACCACCGGACGAACCCGGTGTTCGAGTCGCTGTACCTCGGCATGCCGTGGACCGAGATCGACTTCCTGATGGCGGCGAACACCTGCGTGCCGATCTACCAGCAGCTCAAGGAAGCGTTCCCGGAGGTGCAGGCGGTCAACGCCATGTACACGCACGGGCTGCTGGCGATCATCTCGACGAAGAAGCGCTACGGCGGGTTCGCGAAGGCCGTCGGGATGCGGGCGATGACCACGCCGCACGGGCTCGGGTACGTCAAGACGGTGATCATGGTCGACGAGGACGTCGACCCGTTCAACCTGCCGCAGGTGATGTGGGCGCTGTCCACCAAGGTCAACCCGGCCGGCGACCTGGTGAACATCCCGAACCTGCCGGTGCTGGAGCTGGATCCCGGCTCGCAGCCGGCCGGCATCACGAACAAGATGATCATCGACGCGACCACCCCGGTGGCGCCCGACGACCGCGGTCACTACAGCCAGCCGGTGCGCGACCTGCCCGAGGCCGCCGCCTGGCTGACCAAGTTGCAGGGAATGCTGGCGCGGTAA
- a CDS encoding MarR family winged helix-turn-helix transcriptional regulator, with protein MTAVDEAVFHVMRRALQEHGARWQAELPALTKPQYAVLKAIADGDDVDQASAGQQAAIDKATLANLMLRLEQRGLITRTIGTDRRRRILRLTSAGEAALREADPVAREVDESMLSRLNAAERAELHRLLLKLSPPPA; from the coding sequence ATGACCGCTGTCGACGAAGCCGTGTTCCACGTCATGCGCCGCGCCCTGCAGGAGCACGGCGCCCGCTGGCAGGCGGAGCTGCCCGCGCTGACGAAGCCGCAGTACGCGGTCCTGAAGGCGATCGCCGACGGCGACGACGTGGACCAGGCGAGCGCGGGCCAGCAGGCGGCGATCGACAAGGCGACGCTGGCGAACCTGATGCTGCGGCTGGAACAGCGCGGCCTGATCACCCGCACGATCGGCACCGACCGGCGCCGCCGCATCCTGCGCCTGACCAGCGCGGGCGAAGCCGCCCTGCGCGAGGCCGACCCGGTCGCGCGCGAGGTGGACGAGTCGATGCTGAGCCGGCTGAACGCCGCGGAGCGCGCCGAACTGCACCGGCTCCTGCTGAAGCTCAGCCCGCCGCCGGCGTGA